One Longimicrobiales bacterium DNA window includes the following coding sequences:
- a CDS encoding nucleoside triphosphate pyrophosphatase, translating into MSAAPRIILASQSPRRADLLRMLGLTFETMPADIDETYRAGEKPAPHAERLARGKTRTIAARVPDAVIIGSDTVVVVDGEVLGKPRDHDEAVQMLMRLQGREHEVATGIAVCVQGTLRSAVERVRVRFRPFNAALAGAYAATGEPMDKAGAYGIQGFGATLVERIEGDFFAVMGLPICRMIELLESAGFTYDFEGLKWGGPGFRQAAH; encoded by the coding sequence ATGAGCGCCGCTCCGCGCATCATCCTCGCCTCACAGTCGCCGCGCCGCGCTGACCTGCTCCGCATGCTGGGGCTGACGTTCGAGACGATGCCAGCGGACATCGATGAGACCTACCGCGCGGGTGAGAAGCCGGCGCCGCACGCGGAACGGCTGGCGCGCGGGAAGACCCGAACGATCGCCGCACGTGTGCCGGACGCGGTGATCATCGGCAGTGACACGGTCGTCGTCGTCGACGGCGAAGTCCTGGGCAAGCCGCGTGACCATGACGAAGCCGTCCAGATGCTGATGCGGCTGCAGGGCAGGGAACACGAGGTGGCGACCGGCATCGCCGTGTGCGTGCAGGGGACGCTTCGCAGCGCCGTGGAGCGCGTTCGTGTTCGTTTCCGGCCATTCAACGCCGCGCTCGCGGGCGCGTATGCGGCCACCGGCGAGCCGATGGACAAGGCGGGCGCCTACGGCATCCAGGGCTTCGGCGCCACCCTTGTCGAACGGATCGAGGGCGATTTCTTTGCGGTCATGGGCCTTCCCATATGCCGCATGATCGAGCTGCTGGAGTCCGCCGGGTTCACGTACGACTTCGAGGGTCTGAAGTGGGGCGGGCCAGGGTTCCGGCAGGCTGCACATTGA
- the recA gene encoding recombinase RecA produces MATVEVRDDKGKALNVAIAQIERAYGKGSIMRMGADGARVVIEAISTGAMNLDAAIGIGGIPRGRMTEIYGPESSGKTTLCLHVIANAQRNGGVAAFIDAEHALDIEYARKLGVDVENLLVSQPDTGEQALEIAELLIRSSAVDVLVIDSVAALVPRAEIEGEMGDSHVGLQARLMSQALRKLTGAVSRSHTSVIFTNQIREKIGVMFGSPETTTGGRALKFYASLRLDIRRIGAIKEGQDMTGNRTRVKVVKNKLAPPFKQAEFDVMYNEGISRTGLLVDLGVENDIVNKSGAWFSYGDVRLGQGRENAKQFLKESEDLAREIEVKVREALGTRGVSTNGSSGAGSSDDSFD; encoded by the coding sequence ATGGCGACGGTCGAAGTAAGAGACGACAAGGGCAAGGCGCTGAACGTGGCCATCGCCCAGATCGAGCGGGCGTACGGCAAAGGCTCGATCATGCGCATGGGTGCGGACGGTGCCCGGGTCGTGATCGAAGCGATTTCGACGGGCGCAATGAACCTGGATGCGGCGATCGGGATCGGGGGCATTCCGCGCGGCCGCATGACGGAGATCTACGGTCCGGAATCGAGCGGCAAGACGACGCTGTGCCTGCACGTGATCGCGAACGCGCAGCGGAACGGTGGCGTGGCGGCGTTCATCGACGCGGAGCACGCGCTGGATATCGAGTATGCGCGCAAGCTCGGCGTGGACGTGGAGAATCTGCTGGTCAGCCAGCCGGACACGGGTGAGCAGGCGCTGGAGATCGCGGAACTGCTGATCCGGAGCAGCGCGGTGGACGTGCTGGTGATCGACTCCGTGGCGGCCCTGGTGCCGCGGGCGGAGATCGAGGGCGAGATGGGTGACTCGCACGTCGGCCTGCAGGCGCGGCTGATGAGCCAGGCGCTGCGCAAGCTGACGGGTGCGGTGAGCCGGTCGCACACCAGTGTGATCTTCACGAACCAGATCCGCGAGAAGATCGGTGTAATGTTCGGCAGTCCCGAGACCACCACGGGCGGCCGCGCACTGAAGTTCTATGCGTCTCTGCGACTGGACATCCGCAGGATCGGCGCGATCAAGGAAGGTCAGGACATGACCGGCAATCGTACGCGCGTGAAGGTCGTGAAGAACAAGCTGGCGCCGCCGTTCAAGCAGGCGGAGTTCGACGTGATGTACAACGAGGGCATCAGCCGCACGGGCCTGCTCGTCGACCTCGGCGTCGAGAACGACATCGTGAACAAGTCCGGGGCGTGGTTCTCCTACGGCGATGTGCGGCTCGGGCAGGGCCGTGAGAACGCCAAGCAGTTCCTCAAGGAGAGCGAGGACCTCGCCCGTGAGATCGAGGTCAAGGTCCGCGAGGCGCTCGGCACACGCGGTGTCTCGACCAACGGCAGCAGCGGGGCAGGCAGCAGCGACGACAGCTTCGACTAG
- the glpK gene encoding glycerol kinase GlpK, with protein MKTLLAIDQGTTGTTCLVLDEHCTLIARAYSEFTQHYPRPGWVEHDAAEIWDVTRRTAREAVEQARGHGRIEVAGIGITNQRETVVVWDRETGEPVHRAIVWQDRRTAARCRELREQGREEWVRERTGLVLDPYFSGTKLEWLLESDAELRSRAESGALAAGTIDSWLIYKLTGGAAHVTDPTNASRTLLYNIDTLGWDDELLSLFGVPRAMLPEVRHSAEVYGESTVDGIGITVPVAGIAGDQQAALFGQGCVTPGLAKNTYGTGAFLLLNTGDERVASKSGLLTTVACGPKGEPCYALEGSIFIAGAAVQWLRDGLRIIEKAEETAVMAASIESNEGVYFVPAFVGLGAPHWNAEARGTIVGLTRGTERAHLVRAALEAMAYATNDVLRAMEQDSGITATELGVDGGASLNDWLMQFQSDVIGLPVRRPQMVETTALGAAGLAGIATGVWRDAAHFLGERPAPSVFEPRMDDTERTELLEGWHRAIGTTLSWVDA; from the coding sequence ATGAAGACGCTACTCGCGATCGACCAGGGAACCACGGGGACCACGTGCCTCGTGCTCGATGAGCACTGCACGCTCATCGCGCGCGCGTACTCCGAGTTCACGCAGCACTACCCGCGGCCCGGCTGGGTCGAGCACGACGCGGCGGAGATCTGGGATGTCACGCGACGGACCGCGCGCGAGGCGGTCGAGCAGGCACGGGGACATGGCCGCATCGAGGTCGCGGGGATCGGCATCACGAACCAGCGGGAAACCGTCGTGGTATGGGATCGCGAGACGGGCGAGCCGGTACACCGTGCCATCGTCTGGCAGGACCGGCGCACGGCGGCACGCTGCCGGGAGCTGCGCGAGCAGGGACGGGAGGAATGGGTGCGTGAGCGCACCGGCCTCGTGCTCGATCCGTACTTCTCGGGCACCAAGCTGGAGTGGTTGCTCGAGAGCGATGCCGAACTGCGCAGCCGCGCGGAGAGCGGTGCGCTCGCCGCGGGAACCATCGATTCGTGGCTGATCTATAAGCTGACCGGCGGCGCGGCACACGTGACTGACCCTACGAATGCGTCGCGTACACTGCTCTACAACATCGACACGCTCGGCTGGGATGACGAGCTGCTGTCGCTGTTCGGCGTGCCGCGTGCGATGCTGCCGGAGGTCCGTCATTCGGCTGAGGTGTACGGCGAATCGACCGTCGATGGGATCGGCATCACGGTCCCCGTGGCCGGTATCGCCGGTGACCAGCAGGCGGCGCTGTTCGGCCAGGGCTGCGTCACGCCCGGTCTGGCCAAGAACACGTACGGCACGGGCGCGTTCCTGCTGCTCAACACCGGCGACGAACGCGTCGCATCGAAGAGCGGGCTCCTGACGACGGTCGCGTGTGGACCCAAGGGCGAGCCATGCTACGCGCTCGAGGGCAGCATCTTCATCGCGGGTGCCGCGGTTCAGTGGCTGCGCGATGGGCTGCGCATCATCGAGAAGGCGGAAGAGACGGCGGTCATGGCGGCATCGATCGAGTCGAATGAAGGTGTTTACTTCGTCCCTGCTTTCGTGGGTCTGGGCGCGCCGCATTGGAACGCGGAAGCGCGTGGCACGATCGTCGGCCTGACGCGCGGGACGGAGCGGGCCCATCTCGTACGCGCCGCACTCGAGGCGATGGCATATGCGACGAACGATGTGCTGCGCGCCATGGAGCAGGACTCCGGTATCACCGCGACCGAGCTCGGTGTCGATGGAGGCGCGTCGCTGAACGACTGGCTGATGCAGTTCCAGTCGGACGTGATCGGTCTGCCGGTTCGACGTCCGCAGATGGTCGAGACCACTGCCCTCGGGGCGGCGGGGCTGGCCGGCATCGCGACCGGCGTGTGGCGCGATGCGGCGCACTTCCTCGGCGAGCGACCCGCGCCGTCAGTGTTCGAGCCGCGCATGGACGATACGGAGCGCACGGAGCTGCTGGAGGGCTGGCATCGAGCCATCGGCACGACGCTCAGCTGGGTGGACGCCTGA
- a CDS encoding S41 family peptidase — translation MRSTLRSNVAILLLLPALAGGWAVRGLLPDDGPKLLSQVLQIVNTQAIGELTEDAVYEQAARGLVDRLDDRYADLYSPEELATFSREQLRSAYGGLGMQIEDQDGQITVTRVFPNTPAERGGVRAGDRVVAVNGETTRGLKIEEVSGRLVGEAGTMVEATFTRAGVSEPITGRFKRAVVHVPAVPYAVVLDGGVGYLPLQSFNETSSNDVRNAVRALQSKGATSLVLDVRGNGGGSLEEALMISNLFLPAGQELARVEYRERKADVYTARNTTLTTDLPMVVLTDGYSASASEIVAGALQDHDRALVLGTTSFGKGLVQQIYPLDGGWALKLTTGKWFTPSGRSIQLDRREDGTPMVDSAAARPEFQSDAGRVVYGGGGITPDLTVRLDTMDAAEREFSRVVGAKGPQVYVAVYDQALAVKDRAAPDFTVTPAWRDELFARFEAAEIPVTRAQFDAARPLIDRLLEQRVAALAFGDSAAFRRMAPEDAHVRAAVDLLQQGRTQQDLFAIVDRKNAQAKSN, via the coding sequence TTGCGAAGCACGCTCAGAAGCAATGTCGCCATTCTCCTGCTGCTGCCTGCGCTGGCGGGCGGCTGGGCAGTGCGCGGGCTGCTGCCTGATGACGGTCCGAAGCTGCTCTCGCAGGTACTGCAGATTGTGAACACGCAGGCGATCGGCGAGTTGACGGAGGATGCGGTCTACGAACAGGCGGCCCGGGGTCTGGTGGACCGGCTGGATGACCGGTACGCGGACCTGTATTCGCCGGAGGAGTTGGCGACGTTCTCACGTGAGCAGCTGCGGTCGGCCTATGGCGGCCTCGGCATGCAGATCGAGGATCAGGACGGCCAGATCACGGTCACGCGGGTGTTCCCGAACACGCCGGCCGAGCGCGGGGGCGTGCGCGCGGGTGACCGGGTCGTGGCGGTGAACGGCGAAACGACCCGGGGTCTGAAGATCGAGGAGGTCTCGGGCCGGCTGGTGGGCGAAGCGGGCACGATGGTCGAAGCGACGTTCACGCGCGCGGGCGTGAGCGAGCCGATCACGGGCAGGTTCAAGCGCGCGGTAGTGCACGTACCGGCGGTGCCGTACGCGGTGGTGCTGGACGGCGGCGTGGGCTACCTCCCGCTGCAGAGTTTCAACGAGACATCGAGCAACGATGTACGCAACGCCGTTCGCGCTCTCCAGTCGAAGGGTGCGACATCCCTCGTGCTCGACGTGCGCGGCAACGGCGGCGGCAGTCTGGAAGAGGCGCTCATGATCAGCAACCTCTTCCTGCCAGCCGGCCAGGAACTGGCCCGCGTGGAGTACCGTGAACGCAAGGCCGATGTCTACACTGCCCGCAACACGACGCTGACGACGGACCTGCCGATGGTCGTGCTGACGGACGGCTACTCGGCGTCGGCATCGGAAATCGTGGCCGGCGCGCTCCAGGATCATGATCGTGCGCTGGTGCTCGGCACGACGTCGTTCGGCAAGGGACTCGTTCAGCAGATCTATCCGCTCGACGGCGGGTGGGCGCTCAAGCTGACGACCGGCAAGTGGTTCACGCCGAGCGGCCGCTCGATCCAGCTGGATCGCAGGGAGGACGGCACGCCGATGGTGGACTCCGCGGCGGCACGTCCGGAGTTCCAGTCGGACGCGGGTCGCGTGGTCTACGGCGGCGGCGGCATCACGCCGGATCTGACGGTGCGTCTCGACACCATGGATGCTGCGGAGCGCGAATTCTCACGAGTGGTGGGCGCGAAGGGGCCGCAGGTGTACGTCGCGGTGTACGACCAGGCGCTCGCGGTGAAGGACCGCGCGGCACCGGACTTCACGGTGACGCCGGCGTGGCGGGATGAGCTGTTTGCCCGGTTCGAGGCGGCAGAGATTCCGGTCACGCGTGCTCAGTTCGACGCCGCGCGTCCGCTCATCGACCGGCTGCTCGAGCAGCGAGTGGCTGCGCTGGCGTTCGGCGATTCCGCTGCGTTCCGTCGCATGGCTCCCGAGGACGCGCACGTCCGCGCCGCGGTGGACCTGCTACAGCAGGGCCGCACGCAGCAGGACCTGTTCGCGATCGTGGATCGGAAGAACGCACAGGCGAAGTCGAACTGA
- a CDS encoding GntG family PLP-dependent aldolase, translated as MVVAADTVDLRSDTVTRPTAGMRDAIARAVVGDDALGDDPTVRELEHRIAELLGKPSALLFPSGIMANQTALLLHTSPGTEVVCEATAHLVDWELGGAAANAGAQLRGIVTADGMLSADAVEAGIRPRTAKLQLQTSLIAVENTHNAAGGRVMPLAVARDIRDLAARHGLPVHLDGARLWNAATAAGAAEAEFAAYADTVMVTLSKGLGCPVGSMLAGDVDLIDRARVVRRRLGGSMRQAGILAAAGLYALEHHRARLHDDHARARRLAELTRGIAGINVIEPETNIVMFDIVKPGLAAASLIRALGERGVLLAEFTATRVRAVTHLDVDDDAIGRAAEAIAAALG; from the coding sequence ATGGTGGTCGCCGCCGACACAGTCGATCTGCGCAGCGACACCGTCACGCGACCGACCGCGGGGATGCGCGACGCCATCGCACGTGCCGTAGTCGGCGATGATGCGCTCGGCGACGATCCCACCGTCCGCGAGCTGGAGCACCGCATTGCGGAGCTGCTGGGCAAGCCGTCGGCGTTGTTATTCCCCAGCGGCATCATGGCCAACCAGACCGCTCTCCTCCTGCACACCTCGCCGGGCACTGAAGTGGTCTGTGAAGCGACCGCTCATCTCGTGGACTGGGAGCTCGGCGGAGCTGCCGCAAATGCGGGCGCCCAGCTCCGCGGCATTGTCACGGCCGACGGCATGCTCTCGGCCGATGCCGTGGAAGCGGGTATCCGCCCGCGCACGGCGAAACTTCAGCTGCAGACTTCGCTGATCGCTGTCGAGAACACCCACAACGCCGCGGGCGGGCGGGTGATGCCGCTGGCGGTCGCGCGTGACATCCGTGACCTGGCCGCGCGGCACGGACTGCCGGTTCACCTGGACGGCGCGCGTCTGTGGAACGCGGCGACGGCAGCCGGGGCTGCCGAAGCGGAGTTCGCAGCGTACGCCGACACTGTCATGGTCACTCTGTCGAAAGGACTGGGCTGTCCGGTCGGATCCATGCTGGCGGGCGATGTCGATCTGATCGACCGGGCGCGCGTTGTCCGCCGCCGACTCGGCGGATCGATGCGTCAGGCGGGTATCCTCGCGGCTGCCGGCCTGTATGCGCTCGAGCACCACCGCGCGCGTCTGCACGACGATCATGCACGCGCACGTCGACTCGCTGAGCTGACGCGCGGCATCGCAGGGATCAACGTGATCGAGCCGGAGACGAACATCGTGATGTTCGACATCGTGAAGCCGGGGCTCGCCGCGGCTTCCCTCATCAGGGCGCTCGGCGAACGTGGGGTGCTGCTGGCGGAATTCACGGCGACGCGCGTGCGTGCGGTGACGCATCTCGACGTGGACGACGACGCAATCGGTCGTGCGGCAGAGGCGATCGCAGCGGCGCTCGGCTGA
- a CDS encoding ferritin-like domain-containing protein — MSGAPSESATMRPAPGAIRLLHEARLAEKRQALFYRALAAAAEEANAVDLSERMNGLHADEQHHLSRLTVRLVEFGEPVADLGAEPAPAVDLDSWEGVARASEEDEIERYEQLLAEALDERTRTMIEEFLTAERSHASVLGGKWMGA, encoded by the coding sequence ATGAGCGGTGCGCCATCGGAATCCGCCACGATGAGGCCGGCGCCCGGGGCGATAAGACTCCTGCACGAGGCGCGTCTCGCGGAAAAGCGCCAGGCGTTGTTCTACCGCGCGCTCGCTGCTGCGGCCGAGGAAGCAAACGCCGTGGATCTGTCCGAGCGCATGAACGGGCTGCACGCGGACGAGCAGCATCATCTGTCGCGGTTGACGGTGCGGCTCGTGGAGTTCGGCGAACCGGTCGCCGACCTCGGTGCGGAGCCAGCGCCGGCGGTTGACCTGGACAGCTGGGAGGGCGTCGCCCGCGCCAGCGAAGAGGACGAGATCGAACGTTATGAGCAACTGCTGGCCGAGGCGCTGGATGAAAGGACGCGCACCATGATCGAAGAGTTCCTCACGGCTGAGCGCTCGCATGCGTCGGTGCTCGGCGGGAAGTGGATGGGGGCCTGA
- the alaS gene encoding alanine--tRNA ligase has product MNSSEIRQRFLKYFERNGHAIRPSSTLVPGDDPTLLFTNAGMVQFKRVFLGEEQVPFRRATTSQKCLRVSGKHNDLEEVGVTARHHTFFEMLGNFSFGDYFKRDAIRYAWELFTEELGIPKDRLWATVHHTDDEAAKLWEEVAGLPPSRIFRLGDKDNFWQMGETGPCGPCSEIHFDMRAEGERGTDLDVDSFIAYGDRGEFLELWNLVFMQYDRSADGTLTPLPKPSIDTGAGLERLAAVMQGVDSNYKTDLFTSLIDRAVDIVGVPYVYATDQGVSYRVLADHARAVAFLLSDGVFPSNEGRGYVLRRVLRRAVRHAWLLGRREPTLVHVVDRVIEVMGDAFPDLVQRREHLLRVTQDEEQRFLDTIDSGMARFDELAPRLNDAEWQRIREGSHAQPVISGDDAFRMYDTFGFPIDLTELIARERGYEVDSGRFEEALEEQRERSRQDRRSSGIDAGDTLSTGWTVLDEVAEQEFVGYATFDAETDVIAVRRENGRVGLQLRANPFYAESGGQISDRGVVEGDGWRVDVDDVRKVGGRTAVLGNVDGEMPAVGDAPLPVRARVYPDRRDTMRHHTATHLLHAALRDVLGTHVVQRGSLVAPDRLRFDFAHPRPLSPDEIRAVEEHVNRAILADIDLRIEEKPYPEAIALGAMALFGEKYGDVVRVVMVPGVSTELCGGTHVRHTGDIGLFRIVSESGVAAGIRRIEAVSGSAAYRRAVAREDLLEEAAAAVKTTPDALVRRIEQMLEENRELRRQLERARQTGSGDIVNELIGSAAAVNGVKVIAREIEVADANELRTLGDRLRDRLGSGAAVLAGRAPDRVALIAVVTDDMISRGVRADAIVREIAKRTGGSGGGRPHMAQGGVGDESQLEAALGGTVEIVTRLLGGAR; this is encoded by the coding sequence ATGAACTCGTCCGAAATCAGACAGCGGTTCCTGAAGTACTTCGAACGCAACGGCCACGCGATCCGGCCCAGCTCCACGCTGGTGCCGGGCGACGATCCGACGCTGCTGTTCACGAACGCAGGGATGGTACAGTTCAAGCGCGTGTTCCTGGGCGAGGAGCAGGTGCCGTTCCGTCGTGCGACGACGTCGCAGAAGTGTCTGCGCGTGTCCGGCAAGCACAACGACCTCGAGGAGGTCGGCGTCACGGCGCGGCATCACACGTTCTTCGAGATGCTCGGCAACTTCTCCTTCGGTGACTACTTCAAGCGTGATGCGATCCGGTATGCGTGGGAGCTGTTCACGGAGGAGCTCGGCATCCCGAAAGACCGCCTGTGGGCCACGGTCCACCACACGGATGATGAGGCGGCAAAGCTGTGGGAGGAAGTCGCGGGTCTGCCGCCATCGCGCATCTTCCGACTCGGTGACAAGGACAACTTCTGGCAGATGGGCGAGACGGGGCCGTGCGGGCCGTGCAGCGAGATCCACTTCGACATGCGCGCGGAGGGTGAGCGCGGCACCGACCTCGACGTGGATTCGTTCATAGCGTACGGCGATCGCGGCGAGTTCCTGGAGCTCTGGAACCTCGTCTTCATGCAGTACGACCGCTCCGCCGATGGGACGCTGACGCCGCTGCCGAAGCCGTCGATAGACACCGGTGCGGGCCTGGAGCGGCTCGCGGCCGTGATGCAGGGTGTCGACTCCAACTACAAGACCGACCTGTTCACGTCTCTGATCGATCGTGCTGTGGACATCGTCGGCGTACCTTATGTCTACGCCACGGACCAGGGCGTGAGCTACCGCGTGCTCGCGGATCATGCGCGCGCGGTCGCGTTTCTGCTCTCGGATGGCGTCTTCCCGTCGAACGAGGGTCGCGGCTACGTGCTGCGTCGCGTGCTCCGCCGTGCCGTGCGGCATGCGTGGCTGCTCGGCCGGCGCGAGCCGACGCTGGTGCACGTGGTGGACCGCGTGATCGAAGTCATGGGCGACGCGTTCCCCGACCTCGTGCAGCGCCGTGAGCACCTGCTGCGCGTCACGCAGGACGAGGAGCAGCGGTTCCTCGACACGATCGACAGCGGCATGGCGCGCTTCGACGAGCTCGCGCCGCGTCTGAATGACGCGGAGTGGCAGCGTATCCGGGAAGGTTCGCACGCACAGCCGGTGATCTCCGGCGATGACGCGTTCCGGATGTACGACACGTTCGGCTTCCCGATCGACCTCACGGAGCTGATCGCGCGGGAGCGCGGCTACGAGGTGGACTCCGGGCGCTTCGAGGAGGCCCTCGAGGAACAGCGGGAGCGTTCGCGCCAGGACCGCCGGTCGTCGGGCATCGATGCAGGCGATACCCTATCGACAGGCTGGACGGTGCTCGACGAGGTGGCGGAACAGGAGTTCGTCGGCTACGCGACGTTCGATGCGGAGACCGATGTGATCGCAGTACGCCGCGAGAACGGCCGCGTCGGCCTTCAGCTCCGCGCGAATCCGTTCTACGCCGAGTCGGGCGGTCAGATCAGCGACCGCGGCGTGGTCGAGGGTGATGGCTGGCGGGTCGATGTCGATGACGTGCGCAAGGTCGGCGGACGTACGGCCGTGCTGGGCAACGTCGACGGGGAGATGCCTGCAGTCGGAGATGCACCGCTGCCGGTCAGGGCGCGTGTCTACCCTGACCGACGCGACACGATGCGCCATCATACCGCGACGCACCTGCTGCACGCGGCGCTCCGGGACGTGCTCGGCACGCACGTCGTGCAGCGCGGATCACTCGTGGCGCCCGATCGACTCCGTTTCGACTTCGCACACCCGCGGCCGTTGTCGCCCGATGAGATCCGTGCGGTCGAAGAACACGTTAACCGTGCGATCCTGGCGGACATCGACCTGCGAATCGAGGAGAAGCCGTATCCGGAGGCGATCGCGCTCGGCGCCATGGCGCTGTTCGGTGAGAAGTACGGCGACGTGGTGCGCGTCGTGATGGTCCCCGGCGTGAGCACGGAGCTGTGTGGCGGCACGCACGTTCGGCACACGGGCGACATCGGGCTGTTCCGGATCGTGAGTGAGAGCGGTGTTGCGGCGGGCATCCGTCGCATCGAGGCCGTCAGCGGATCGGCTGCGTACCGGCGGGCGGTCGCACGCGAGGACCTGCTGGAGGAAGCGGCTGCGGCGGTGAAGACGACACCCGACGCGCTGGTCCGCCGCATCGAGCAGATGCTGGAGGAGAATCGGGAGCTGCGGCGCCAGCTGGAGCGCGCACGACAGACGGGCTCCGGCGACATTGTGAACGAGCTGATCGGGTCGGCGGCCGCGGTGAACGGCGTGAAGGTGATCGCCCGGGAAATCGAGGTCGCGGACGCGAACGAGCTGCGCACCCTCGGTGACAGATTGCGTGACCGGCTCGGGTCCGGCGCGGCGGTGCTGGCGGGCCGCGCGCCGGATCGCGTGGCACTCATCGCCGTCGTCACGGACGACATGATCAGCCGCGGCGTGCGTGCGGATGCGATCGTAAGGGAGATCGCGAAACGAACGGGCGGATCCGGCGGCGGCCGGCCGCACATGGCGCAGGGCGGCGTCGGTGATGAGTCGCAGCTGGAGGCGGCACTGGGCGGTACGGTCGAGATTGTGACCCGCCTGCTCGGTGGCGCCCGATGA
- a CDS encoding zinc ribbon domain-containing protein, with protein MEMLVIGLIAVAAFAAVLFPLFRRRPGFGDETEFENIPPASTVERTAAGAAGTAADAPRAAHGAAGGAAPDAATGEDPIEAEVMRYREAVRAGTVCRKCGQANPADSLYCFECGARLPLADAREFE; from the coding sequence ATGGAAATGCTGGTCATCGGACTCATTGCGGTCGCAGCGTTCGCAGCGGTGCTGTTCCCGCTTTTCCGTCGGAGACCCGGCTTCGGTGACGAGACGGAGTTCGAAAACATACCGCCCGCGAGTACCGTCGAGCGTACCGCGGCCGGAGCTGCCGGGACCGCAGCAGACGCGCCTCGCGCGGCGCACGGAGCCGCGGGCGGAGCGGCGCCGGACGCCGCCACGGGCGAGGACCCGATCGAGGCGGAGGTCATGCGTTACCGCGAGGCCGTCCGCGCCGGCACGGTGTGCCGGAAGTGCGGCCAGGCGAATCCGGCGGACAGCCTGTACTGCTTCGAGTGCGGCGCGCGTCTCCCGCTCGCGGACGCCAGGGAGTTCGAGTAA
- a CDS encoding SIS domain-containing protein: MSDAARDAVAAHLTGLARAATRAADALCDDIAEIARLVGTAFERGNKLMFCGNGGSAADAQHLATEYVVRFRRDRTPLPAIALTTDTSLLTAAGNDLGFDEIFARQVQALGVRGDILFLHSTSGESDNLIAAARAARAAGVITVGMLARGGGRLRAEVDHAIVLPTADGAHAQELHLAIGHAICGVIDAVAMERGIVERPTGERA; the protein is encoded by the coding sequence GTGAGTGATGCGGCGCGCGATGCCGTCGCTGCGCATCTGACGGGACTCGCGCGCGCCGCGACCCGCGCGGCGGACGCGCTGTGCGATGACATCGCGGAGATCGCACGTCTCGTGGGTACCGCGTTCGAGCGCGGCAACAAGCTCATGTTCTGCGGCAACGGCGGCTCGGCTGCCGACGCGCAGCACCTGGCCACCGAGTACGTGGTGCGCTTCCGCCGTGATCGCACGCCGCTCCCCGCCATAGCATTGACGACGGATACGTCGCTGCTGACGGCCGCTGGCAACGACCTCGGATTCGACGAGATCTTCGCCCGTCAGGTACAGGCGCTCGGCGTGCGCGGAGACATCCTCTTTCTGCACAGCACATCAGGTGAGTCCGACAACCTCATTGCCGCCGCGCGCGCGGCGCGCGCGGCCGGCGTCATTACGGTCGGTATGCTCGCGCGCGGCGGCGGTCGTCTGCGCGCGGAGGTGGACCATGCGATCGTGCTGCCGACCGCGGATGGCGCCCACGCGCAGGAACTGCACCTCGCCATCGGCCACGCCATCTGTGGCGTCATCGACGCCGTTGCCATGGAACGTGGCATCGTGGAACGGCCGACAGGAGAACGGGCATGA
- a CDS encoding demethoxyubiquinone hydroxylase family protein — MENTRTVDATLVARLNDLLQLDHDAVAAYGIAIRELESPQLKTELQAHLEDHERHIDELERHITRIGGMKIPLPHLSGVFKLAVQSAVAAASDRSVLLAFKANEMQVRDKYARAAEEVDMPVDIRDTVTRAADDERRHYDWAVRSLENLGAETGDTDVKATRAFAQVHGRSADAIEAAERGAMNIAERARRAVKRDPVKTLLTAGLAVVGAGAVLGTLLRRR, encoded by the coding sequence ATGGAGAACACCCGTACAGTGGACGCCACGCTCGTGGCCCGACTCAATGACCTGCTTCAGCTCGACCACGACGCCGTGGCTGCGTACGGCATCGCCATCCGGGAGCTCGAGTCGCCCCAGCTGAAGACCGAGCTCCAGGCGCACCTCGAAGATCACGAGCGCCATATCGACGAGCTCGAGCGGCACATCACGCGGATCGGCGGCATGAAGATACCTCTGCCGCATCTCTCGGGCGTGTTCAAGCTCGCCGTGCAGAGTGCCGTCGCCGCCGCCAGCGACCGCTCCGTGCTCCTCGCCTTCAAGGCGAATGAGATGCAGGTGCGCGACAAGTACGCACGCGCCGCAGAAGAGGTGGACATGCCGGTCGATATCCGCGATACGGTGACCCGCGCCGCCGATGACGAGCGTCGCCACTACGACTGGGCGGTCCGCTCACTCGAAAACCTGGGTGCCGAAACCGGCGATACGGATGTGAAGGCCACGCGGGCGTTCGCCCAGGTCCACGGGCGCTCCGCGGACGCCATTGAGGCGGCGGAGCGCGGTGCGATGAACATCGCCGAGCGCGCACGCCGCGCCGTGAAGCGCGATCCGGTCAAGACCCTGCTCACAGCAGGTCTGGCGGTCGTCGGCGCGGGCGCCGTGCTCGGCACGCTGCTGCGACGCAGGTAG